The Pseudomonadota bacterium genomic sequence GCGGCGAAGAGCAACCCGCGAATCCCGCTCGGCGCCAGCCCCATCAGCGTGGGGTAAGCAGCGTCAGGTCGCGTTACTTGCCAGGCACCGTTGGGGTCTTGGGCAAGCACGAACATCGCGATGCCGGGCACCACGATGATCAGCGGCATGAGCAGTTTCAGGAATGCGGCGAACACGATGCCCCGCTGCGCTTCGCGCAGGTCTTTAGCGGCCAGAGCACGCTGGATGATGTACTGGTTGAAGCCCCAGTAGGAGATGTTCATCATCCACATGCCGCCGATGAGTACGCCGAGCCCCGGGAGGTTCATGTACTCGGGGTTGTCGCGGCTGAGGATCATGTCGAACTTCTCAGGCGCAGCCTCGCCGAGGCGGGTGAGCCCCGACCACCATCCCGCGCCGTCAGACACCTCGTTCAGCGCCAGGTAGGTGAGCAGCAAGCCGCCTGCGACGAGCAGCACTACCTGCACGATGTCCGTGAGCGCCACCGCCTTGAGACCGCCGTAGAGCGAGTAGGCGACGGCGAGTAGCGCCAACAGCACGAGCCCCAGCGCAGGCGCGGTGCCTGTGAGGGTGGAGACGGCTGTCGCCCCGAGCCACAGGACCGAGGTGAGGTTTACGAAGGTGTACAGGCCCAGCCAGAAGATGGACATGACGAACTTCAGGCGGGCGTCAAAGCGCTGCTCGAGGAACTGGGGCATCGTGTGAATGCCCCGGGCAAGGAAAATCGGCAGCACGTACTTGCCGACCAGCAGCAGTGTCGCCGCAGCCATCCACTCGTAGGAAGAGATCGCCAGGCCCACCACGTAGCCCGAGCCGGACATGCCGATGATCTGCTCGGCGGAGATGTTGGCGGCGATCAGCGAGGCGCCGACGGCCCACCAAGGCAGGGCGCGACCGGCGAGGAAGTAGTCCTCGCTGCTCTTGCGCT encodes the following:
- a CDS encoding sodium/sugar symporter, whose product is MVLSTLDLAVVALYVSGLIALATFVSRQPSGERKSSEDYFLAGRALPWWAVGASLIAANISAEQIIGMSGSGYVVGLAISSYEWMAAATLLLVGKYVLPIFLARGIHTMPQFLEQRFDARLKFVMSIFWLGLYTFVNLTSVLWLGATAVSTLTGTAPALGLVLLALLAVAYSLYGGLKAVALTDIVQVVLLVAGGLLLTYLALNEVSDGAGWWSGLTRLGEAAPEKFDMILSRDNPEYMNLPGLGVLIGGMWMMNISYWGFNQYIIQRALAAKDLREAQRGIVFAAFLKLLMPLIIVVPGIAMFVLAQDPNGAWQVTRPDAAYPTLMGLAPSGIRGLLFAALVAAIVSSLGSMMNSIATIFTLDIFRALRRHEVSEGTLVRVGRGASLTALLIALLVAQPLLGNFPQAFQYIQEFTGFFTPGICAIFLLGMFWPRATSTGALAGAVSSLVLSLLGKIWLPEVPFMDRVLYVFVACMAIMVVLGDRRERKDVGAIDLSGVTFATAPAYAVGSALVISILTGLYAVFW